Proteins from a single region of Nerophis ophidion isolate RoL-2023_Sa linkage group LG08, RoL_Noph_v1.0, whole genome shotgun sequence:
- the foxl3 gene encoding forkhead box L3, translating to MFDTSHYPFNCFNYDGDGYASCSTDQEKKMCRPAYSYIALIAMAIQQSPEQRVTLSGIYEFIMRKFPYYRSNQRAWQNSIRHNLSLNSCFIKVPRTEGNEKGKGNFWTFAPGCESMLDLFENGNFRRRRRRRNMKIGLRDSGEAPTFQPAESAIRRHNTSHAARRPEADSDLCPLTPQRSRPCPPLVQNPVQGKPGSEIKFSIDYILSTPNPPLLGIRSSGPPVHVVEPQHLNLHFWTL from the exons ATGTTTGACACCTCTCACTACCCCTTCAACTGTTTCAACTATGACGGTGATGGATACGCTTCGTGTAGCACAGACCAGGAGAAGAAGATGTGCAGACCTGCTTACAG ctACATCGCCCTGATCGCCATGGCGATTCAGCAGAGCCCTGAGCAGAGGGTGACTCTGTCAGGCATCTATGAGTTCATCATGAGGAAGTTTCCTTACTATCGCTCCAACCAGAGAGCCTGGCAGAACTCCATCAGACATAACTTATCGCTCAACAGCTGCTTCATTAAG GTCCCCAGGACAGAAGGGAATGAAAAGGGAAAAGGAAACTTCTGGACTTTTGCCCCCGGCTGCGAATCCATGCTTGACCTCTTTGAAAACGGCAACTTCCGGCGTCGCAGGCGCAGGCGGAACATGAAAATCGGCCTCCGCGATTCAGGAGAAGCTCCCACTTTCCAGCCTGCAGAAAGTGCCATTAGGCGGCACAACACGTCTCATGCGGCCCGCCGCCCTGAAGCCGACTCCGACCTCTGCCCCTTGACCCCGCAGCGGTCTCGGCCGTGCCCACCGCTGGTCCAGAACCCCGTCCAGGGGAAACCGGGATCCGAGATCAAGTTCAGCATTGACTACATCCTGTCCACGCCAAacccgcctctgcttgggatcaGATCTTCGGGCCCACCAGTTCATGTGGTGGAGCCACAACACCTTAACCTGCACTTCTGGACTCTGTAA